Proteins from a single region of Punica granatum isolate Tunisia-2019 chromosome 8, ASM765513v2, whole genome shotgun sequence:
- the LOC116187468 gene encoding cytochrome P450 CYP736A12-like produces the protein MDLYTSVATLFAILGALQLLLHYFRHARKLPPGPWPFPVIGNLHMLGKLPHQSLRKLAKTYGPIMSIHLGTVPAIVASSREAADLFLKTHDRAFAGRPKTLAIEHVFYSGKGIAFTDYGPYWQNVRKLCISQLFSPSKIDRFGTMRKEGLCHLVRKIKDAAVAHQVVDISAPVEELMGDMSFRMILGSSFKDRSNLKAIIHEGLRLAGTFNLADYMPLFRAFDLQGITQRSKEIHVSIDKVLEEIIDEHERNDVESESVGVFVDVLLSMMNQSLDTDNNKLTVSLNRTNLKAILLDMITGSYESSSIAINWAFSELLRNPHVMAQLQEELNTVVGMDRMVEEADLMKLNYLEMVVKETLRLHPVEPLLLPHECKEDTVINGYHIPKKSRIIVNVGAIGRDPKIWSGNAEEFIPERFIDNDIDLKGHDFQLIPFGSGRRICPGMVLGLINVQLVVAQLVHCFKWELPHGMLPCELDMTEEYGMSCSRANHLLLKPTYRLLV, from the exons ATGGATCTTTATACATCAGTGGCCACTCTCTTTGCTATCCTCGGAGCTCTCCAATTGCTTCTCCATTACTTCCGGCATGCCAGGAAGCTGCCACCGGGTCCTTGGCCGTTTCCTGTGATCGGAAACCTCCACATGCTGGGCAAACTGCCCCACCAAAGTCTGCGCAAACTGGCCAAGACATATGGCCCCATCATGTCCATCCATCTTGGCACTGTGCCTGCCATCGTGGCCTCGTCCCGTGAAGCCGCCGATCTATTCCTCAAAACCCATGACCGGGCCTTTGCAGGCCGCCCTAAAACCCTAGCCATTGAGCACGTATTTTACAGCGGGAAGGGCATCGCCTTCACAGACTATGGGCCCTACTGGCAGAATGTCAGGAAACTGTGCATTTCGCAGCTCTTTAGCCCATCCAAGATTGATCGCTTTGGGACGATGAGGAAGGAGGGGCTCTGCCATCTCGTGAGGAAGATCAAGGACGCTGCTGTGGCGCACCAGGTGGTGGACATTAGCGCGCCAGTGGAGGAGCTCATGGGAGACATGTCCTTTAGAATGATATTAGGGAGCAGTTTCAAGGACAGGTCCAATTTGAAGGCTATTATTCATGAGGGACTACGCTTAGCTGGTACCTTTAATCTTGCTGATTACATGCCATTATTCCGGGCATTTGATCTTCAG GGAATAACTCAACGGTCCAAGGAAATCCATGTGAGCATCGACAAAGTGCTGGAGGAGATTATCGACGAACACGAAAGAAATGATGTGGAATCAGAAAGCGTCGGAGTCTTTGTGGACGTGTTACTCTCCATGATGAACCAGTCATTAGATACGGACAACAATAAACTTACAGTTTCACTCAACCGAACCAACCTCAAGGCTATCCTACTAGATATGATCACAGGTTCCTACGAGTCCTCGTCAATCGCGATCAACTGGGCATTCTCGGAACTCCTGAGGAATCCACATGTGATGGCTCAGCTCCAGGAAGAGCTCAATACGGTTGTCGGGATGGATCGGATGGTTGAGGAAGCAGATTTAATGAAGTTAAACTATCTAGAGATGGTAGTGAAGGAAACCCTAAGACTTCATCCTGTTGAGCCACTGCTACTTCCCCACGAATGCAAGGAGGATACAGTAATCAACGGATATCATATACCCAAGAAGTCGCGGATCATTGTGAATGTTGGGGCTATCGGGAGAGACCCAAAAATTTGGTCAGGCAATGCTGAAGAGTTTATTCCTGAGAGATTCATCGACAACGATATAGATCTCAAAGGACATGACTTCCAGCTCATCCCGTTCGGATCCGGAAGGAGAATTTGCCCTGGAATGGTGCTAGGGTTAATAAATGTCCAACTCGTTGTTGCACAGTTGGTGCATTGTTTCAAGTGGGAACTACCCCATGGAATGTTGCCGTGTGAGTTGGATATGACAGAGGAGTATGGCATGTCATGTTCTAGGGCTAATCATCTTCTTTTGAAGCCTACTTATCGTTTGCTAGTTTAA
- the LOC116188890 gene encoding cytochrome P450 CYP736A12-like, whose protein sequence is MALLTRWSDPVRSGLVPGDIAPSGGGTTVAAAVLRLFQRAEKQPPGPWPLPVIWNLHVLGKLPHQSLRKLAKGYGPIMCLRVGNVPAIVVSSPEAAKLFLQTHDRIVAGHPKTHATDHIFYRGKGIALIDYGPHRQSVRRLCISQLLSPSKINLFGPVRKEELRHLVRKIKEAAAVREVMDLSAAVGQLIGDVAFRMILGGSSYKDTANSRAMIREGLTLVGAFNLADYVPLLRAFALRILNFVYL, encoded by the exons ATGGCCCTGCTGACCAGGTGGTCCGACCCGGTCCG ATCTGGGCTGGTTCCTGGAGACATTGCGCCAAGCGGTGGTGGCACAACAGTAGCAGCAGCG GTACTCCGCCTCTTCCAACGCGCAGAGAAGCAGCCGCCCGGTCCTTGGCCACTTCCGGTGATCTGGAATCTCCACGTGCTGGGCAAACTGCCCCACCAAAGCCTGCGCAAACTGGCCAAGGGATATGGTCCCATCATGTGCCTGCGCGTTGGGAATGTTCCCGCCATCGTGGTGTCATCCCCCGAGGCCGCCAAGCTGTTCCTCCAAACCCATGATCGGATCGTTGCAGGCCACCCTAAAACCCACGCCACCGATCACATTTTTTACCGTGGGAAGGGTATTGCCCTTATAGATTATGGGCCTCACAGGCAGAGTGTCAGGAGACTATGCATTTCACAACTCTTGAGCCCGTCGAAGATCAATCTCTTTGGGCCGGTGAGGAAGGAGGAGCTTCGGCATCTCGTGAGGAAGATTAAGGAGGCTGCAGCGGTTCGCGAGGTGATGGACCTTAGCGCGGCAGTGGGGCAACTTATTGGAGACGTGGCCTTTAGAATGATATTAGGAGGCAGCAGTTATAAGGACACGGCCAATTCGAGGGCTATGATTCGTGAGGGTCTAACTTTAGTCGGTGCCTTTAATCTTGCTGATTATGTGCCCTTATTAAGGGCATTCGCTCTTCGGATACTTAACTTTGTGTACctctga